TTCCTTTGTCGCTAATCATTTCACAGCAAACGAGGCCTGCTCCGAATTCTTTGACTGTTAGACGGAATGCGGAATTGGATATACCGGCCATTGGCGCCACAACTACTTGGTTCTTAATTTCTACGTTACCTATTTTAAACATAAATGGTAAACCCCTTCCTCTTAAATTGCGCTAGTGATATGTTATCATAATTAAGTTTTTCTGCAAGTGCCAATTTTACCAGTTGACTTGATTTTTTATTTTCCGAACACCTTGCTCTTCCAAAATGGCTGGATTCGCTAAAAAATTGCTTTTTTCTGGTGAAATTTCTATTAATGGAATCATTACGAAGGCGCGTTCTTTCATATAAGGATGTGGGATTTTTAGCTTTTCTGTGTCGATTTTAACATCATCATATAGTAGAACATCAATATCGATGAGGCGCGGGCCCCATTTAAACAACCGAACTCGCCCCAATTCAAGTTCGAGCGCCAGGCAAAAATCTAGTAAATCAACTGGGGTAAATTTGGTTTCGATTTCTGCTGCGATGTTTAAAAAGGCTGCTTGGTCTTCATAACCCACTGCGTCTGTTTCATAAACACTGGATACATTAGTGATTTTAATTTGATTTGAAGCAGCTAGACCTCTTAGCGCATCATTTAAATTTTCTAAACGTTCGCCGATATTTGTACCAATGGATAGAAACGCTTTAGCCATTCAAATCACTTCTCTTACGTTCGATTTCTACGGCAACAGAATCGTAATGTCCCGGAATTGGCGGATTTGGTTTAATAAGTTTTACCGTTACTTCTTCTAAAAGTGGGTATCCGACTAAAACTTCGGTTGCGATTTTTTCCGCAAGTGCTTCGATTAGTTTAAATGGTGTACCTTCTACTATGCCTTTCACAGTTTCATACACTTCTGCATAGCTGACCGTATCTTCTACGCTGTCCGACATTCCGGCTTTTTTTGTAGAAAGCCCGAGAATAAGCGACACTCTGAACGTTTGTCCTAATTTTGTTTCTTCTGCTAAAACTCCGTGGTATCCGTAAAACACTAATTCATTTAAATAAATTTTATCCAATTAAAGCACCTCTTTATAATT
The DNA window shown above is from Listeria cossartiae subsp. cossartiae and carries:
- the folK gene encoding 2-amino-4-hydroxy-6-hydroxymethyldihydropteridine diphosphokinase, which translates into the protein MAKAFLSIGTNIGERLENLNDALRGLAASNQIKITNVSSVYETDAVGYEDQAAFLNIAAEIETKFTPVDLLDFCLALELELGRVRLFKWGPRLIDIDVLLYDDVKIDTEKLKIPHPYMKERAFVMIPLIEISPEKSNFLANPAILEEQGVRKIKNQVNW
- the folB gene encoding dihydroneopterin aldolase; the protein is MDKIYLNELVFYGYHGVLAEETKLGQTFRVSLILGLSTKKAGMSDSVEDTVSYAEVYETVKGIVEGTPFKLIEALAEKIATEVLVGYPLLEEVTVKLIKPNPPIPGHYDSVAVEIERKRSDLNG